In Janthinobacterium rivuli, a single genomic region encodes these proteins:
- a CDS encoding succinylglutamate desuccinylase/aspartoacylase family protein codes for MQVHQHPISTAHASVACQLSSFHFGAAAATSRSGKKVYIQAALHADEVPGMLVSQFLRRELLALEAAGKIHGEIILVPAANPIGLAQAIHGAPFGRFDLTTGINFNRAYRHVADELKTTLAGLLGQDAQANVALIREHARAAVAAWRPGTDAETLKKTLLGMAIDADIVLDLHCDNEAALHIYTGTPLAAQIAPLSALLGARAVLLELAAGEEPFDEACSRLWWDLDAHFGGRYPIPAACLSTTVELRGEVEVSYALAERDAAALLRFLAIEGVLEIAGAGDDLPAPQCEPTPLAGVEPILAPHHGVLVYLREMGEVLAAGDAVADLIDPVSGETTTLRCTVAGVFFARSAHRHVLRGMNVGKVAGAVAFRGGSLLSQ; via the coding sequence ATGCAAGTACACCAGCATCCCATCTCCACCGCACACGCCAGCGTAGCGTGCCAATTGAGCAGTTTCCACTTCGGCGCCGCGGCCGCCACCAGCCGCAGCGGCAAAAAGGTGTACATCCAGGCGGCGCTGCACGCGGACGAGGTGCCGGGCATGCTGGTGTCGCAATTTTTGCGCCGTGAACTGCTGGCGCTGGAAGCGGCCGGCAAGATCCACGGCGAAATCATCCTGGTGCCGGCCGCCAACCCGATCGGCCTGGCGCAAGCCATCCATGGCGCGCCGTTCGGCCGCTTCGACCTGACCACCGGCATCAACTTCAACCGCGCCTACCGCCACGTGGCCGATGAACTGAAAACCACGCTGGCTGGCCTGCTGGGACAGGATGCGCAAGCCAACGTGGCCCTGATACGCGAGCATGCGCGCGCCGCCGTCGCCGCCTGGCGGCCGGGCACGGATGCGGAGACCTTGAAGAAGACCCTGCTGGGCATGGCCATCGACGCCGACATCGTGCTCGATCTGCATTGCGATAACGAGGCGGCCCTGCACATCTACACGGGCACGCCGCTGGCGGCGCAGATCGCGCCCCTGTCCGCGCTGCTGGGCGCGCGCGCCGTGCTGCTGGAACTGGCGGCCGGCGAAGAGCCGTTCGACGAAGCCTGCAGCCGCTTGTGGTGGGATCTCGACGCGCACTTCGGCGGACGCTATCCGATTCCCGCCGCCTGCCTGTCGACCACCGTCGAGTTGCGCGGCGAAGTGGAAGTGAGCTACGCCCTGGCCGAACGCGACGCCGCCGCCCTGCTGCGTTTTCTCGCCATCGAGGGCGTGCTGGAGATAGCCGGCGCCGGCGACGACCTGCCCGCGCCGCAATGCGAGCCCACGCCGCTGGCCGGCGTGGAACCGATCCTCGCGCCGCATCACGGCGTGCTGGTCTACCTGCGCGAAATGGGCGAGGTGCTGGCCGCCGGCGACGCCGTGGCCGACCTGATCGATCCCGTCAGCGGCGAGACGACGACCTTGCGCTGCACGGTCGCCGGCGTCTTTTTTGCGCGCAGCGCCCACCGCCACGTTTTGCGCGGCATGAACGTTGGCAAGGTCGCAGGCGCCGTCGCCTTCCGCGGCGGCAGCCTGCTGAGCCAATAA
- a CDS encoding YfcC family protein, whose translation MRKFKLPNTFVLLCGILAMIALATWLVPGGKFDTQLVNGKQLIIPGTFHYVDNKPQGLAALMMAPIKGFVDASLIIGFVLIVGGAFAVLQKTEAFDSLIKAIAKAHTSSRFVRAAIIPVFFTMFSLGGATFGMNEEAIPFILIFVPLALALGYDTITGVSIPFIGSQVGFSAAFLNPFNVGIAQGIAGVPIFSGIGYRLIVWAIATAVSIVFLMWYAARIKRHPEKSPTYLLDIEKRSEHTLDLSSFAGMTRTHRAVLWIFMATLLTMVVGVVKYDWFIDEIAALFLVMAIVVGLVGRLDMDSLVASFVQGARDMVSVALVIALARGTMILARDAQIIDTMLHALTPLVASSSPVFAAQKMFFMQSVINFFIHSGSGQAALTMPIMAPLADLVGVTRQTAILAFQFGEFTTPMIPTSGITVGVLALARVPWITWAKWMIPLQLIYLVLALLLLIPPCLMHWQ comes from the coding sequence ATGAGAAAATTCAAGCTCCCCAATACCTTCGTCCTGCTGTGCGGCATTCTGGCCATGATCGCCCTGGCGACGTGGCTGGTGCCAGGCGGGAAATTCGACACCCAACTGGTCAATGGCAAACAGCTGATCATCCCCGGCACGTTTCATTACGTCGACAACAAGCCGCAGGGACTCGCCGCGCTGATGATGGCGCCCATCAAGGGCTTTGTCGACGCCAGCCTGATCATCGGCTTCGTGCTGATCGTCGGCGGCGCCTTCGCCGTGCTGCAAAAAACGGAAGCCTTCGATTCGCTGATCAAGGCCATCGCCAAGGCGCACACCAGTTCGCGCTTCGTGCGCGCCGCCATCATCCCCGTGTTCTTCACCATGTTTTCGCTGGGCGGCGCCACCTTCGGCATGAACGAGGAAGCGATTCCCTTCATCCTGATCTTCGTGCCGCTGGCCCTGGCTCTGGGCTATGACACCATCACGGGCGTGTCGATTCCCTTCATCGGCTCGCAAGTGGGATTTTCCGCCGCCTTTTTGAATCCGTTCAACGTCGGCATCGCGCAGGGTATCGCCGGCGTGCCGATCTTTTCCGGCATCGGCTACCGCCTGATCGTGTGGGCCATCGCCACGGCGGTCAGCATCGTGTTCTTGATGTGGTACGCAGCGCGCATCAAGCGCCATCCGGAAAAAAGCCCCACTTACCTGCTCGACATCGAAAAGCGCAGCGAGCACACACTGGACCTGAGCAGCTTTGCCGGCATGACGCGCACGCATCGCGCGGTACTGTGGATTTTCATGGCGACCCTGCTGACGATGGTCGTCGGCGTCGTCAAGTACGACTGGTTCATCGATGAAATCGCCGCCCTGTTCCTGGTGATGGCCATCGTCGTCGGCCTGGTCGGCCGGCTCGACATGGACAGCCTGGTGGCGTCGTTCGTGCAGGGCGCGCGCGACATGGTCAGCGTGGCGCTGGTCATCGCGCTGGCGCGCGGCACCATGATCCTGGCGCGCGACGCGCAGATCATCGACACCATGCTGCATGCATTGACGCCCCTGGTGGCGTCGTCGAGCCCCGTCTTCGCCGCGCAAAAGATGTTCTTCATGCAGTCGGTGATCAACTTCTTCATCCACTCGGGCAGCGGGCAGGCGGCTCTCACCATGCCGATCATGGCGCCGCTGGCCGACCTGGTGGGTGTGACGCGCCAGACCGCCATCCTGGCCTTCCAGTTCGGCGAATTCACCACGCCGATGATCCCCACGTCCGGCATCACCGTCGGCGTGCTGGCGCTGGCGCGCGTGCCCTGGATTACGTGGGCCAAGTGGATGATTCCGCTGCAGCTGATTTACCTGGTGCTGGCGCTGCTGCTGCTGATTCCGCCCTGCCTGATGCACTGGCAGTAA
- a CDS encoding alpha/beta hydrolase family protein, giving the protein MPEAFSPAPCETGIFRQDQTGFVALTQGGKGYAYTFSDGTVGNTQDAGALLACGKDAVLVNGKERWPKVALAEADTRFESHGIMLAGRLLEAPGAGKDTPLVVYAHGSESSGWIDRARDPYQMVGRGVSVFVYDKRGTGLSEGEYTQNFPRLADDLVAASREAKRLAQGRYGRFGLMGVSQGGWIAPLAQARAKAQFLGIGYGLVADITEQDAAQVARELQDKGYGDDVIAKARTVTDITARIVKSSYQDGLDDLSAFQQQFGKEAWFGLIKGGYTGVLLGMPAEELRKHGIPRFDKLDIDWSLDPVQVVSQVTAPQLWALAEDDRQAPPAVTVERLTALRGQGQAISVYVFPQADHGMRGYVQAPDGTRKSTVITPGFYDLMADWAKGGIHGAYGQAYRK; this is encoded by the coding sequence ATGCCGGAGGCATTCAGTCCGGCGCCTTGCGAGACGGGTATTTTTCGCCAGGACCAGACGGGCTTCGTCGCCCTCACCCAAGGGGGAAAAGGGTACGCCTATACCTTCAGCGACGGGACCGTCGGCAACACGCAGGATGCCGGCGCGTTGCTCGCGTGCGGAAAGGACGCCGTGCTTGTCAACGGCAAGGAACGCTGGCCGAAAGTGGCATTGGCCGAAGCGGATACGCGTTTTGAATCGCATGGCATCATGCTCGCGGGCCGTTTGCTGGAAGCGCCGGGCGCCGGCAAGGATACGCCGCTGGTCGTGTATGCCCATGGTTCCGAAAGCAGCGGCTGGATAGACCGCGCGCGCGACCCTTACCAGATGGTTGGACGGGGCGTGTCCGTTTTCGTGTATGACAAGCGCGGTACGGGGCTGTCCGAAGGCGAATATACGCAGAATTTCCCACGCCTGGCCGATGACCTGGTGGCTGCGTCGCGTGAAGCAAAACGGCTGGCGCAAGGGCGCTACGGCCGCTTCGGCCTGATGGGCGTGAGCCAGGGTGGCTGGATCGCCCCGCTGGCGCAGGCGCGCGCCAAGGCGCAATTTCTCGGCATTGGCTATGGCCTGGTGGCCGATATCACGGAACAGGATGCGGCGCAGGTCGCCAGGGAATTGCAGGATAAGGGCTATGGCGACGACGTCATCGCCAAGGCCAGGACGGTGACGGATATCACGGCCAGAATCGTCAAATCCAGCTACCAGGATGGACTGGACGACCTGTCGGCATTCCAGCAGCAGTTTGGCAAGGAAGCGTGGTTTGGCCTCATCAAGGGAGGCTACACGGGGGTGTTGCTGGGCATGCCGGCCGAGGAGTTGCGCAAGCATGGCATACCGCGGTTCGACAAGCTCGATATCGACTGGTCGCTCGATCCCGTGCAGGTTGTCAGTCAAGTCACGGCGCCGCAGTTATGGGCCCTGGCGGAGGACGACCGCCAGGCACCGCCGGCTGTCACCGTGGAGCGCCTGACGGCGTTACGTGGCCAGGGCCAGGCCATCTCTGTCTACGTTTTCCCGCAGGCCGATCACGGCATGCGCGGCTACGTTCAGGCGCCGGATGGAACGCGCAAGTCCACTGTCATCACGCCCGGGTTTTACGACCTGATGGCCGACTGGGCAAAGGGCGGCATCCATGGCGCCTACGGACAGGCGTACCGCAAATAA
- a CDS encoding GNAT family N-acetyltransferase, with product MPHLKISSDRAELDVPAIHHFLSTQSTWAIGIAQATVQRAIDHSLCFGGTLDGRQVAFARVVSDYATFAYLVDVYVLEECRGRGYSKRLMEAVMAHPDLQGLRRFMLATSTAHGLYARHGFTAPLRPETLMERYFPDIYRR from the coding sequence ATGCCACACTTGAAGATCAGTAGCGACAGGGCGGAACTTGACGTTCCGGCCATTCACCATTTTCTCAGTACGCAATCGACATGGGCCATCGGCATCGCGCAGGCCACCGTACAGCGTGCCATTGACCATTCGCTATGCTTCGGCGGCACGCTGGACGGCCGTCAAGTGGCGTTCGCCCGCGTGGTCAGCGACTACGCCACGTTTGCCTATCTGGTCGACGTGTATGTGCTGGAAGAGTGCCGCGGCCGCGGCTACAGCAAGCGCCTGATGGAGGCCGTGATGGCGCATCCCGACTTGCAGGGTTTGCGCCGTTTCATGCTGGCCACCAGCACGGCGCATGGCTTGTATGCGCGTCACGGCTTTACGGCGCCACTCAGGCCGGAGACGCTGATGGAGCGGTATTTTCCCGATATTTATCGGCGTTGA
- the argH gene encoding argininosuccinate lyase, with product MTDQFSKKGEAWSARFSEPVSDLVKRYTASVFFDKRLALFDIEGSLAHAEMLHAQAIISPADYAEIQRGMAQISQEIAAGQFEWLLDLEDVHLNIEKRLTELVGDAGKRLHTGRSRNDQVATDIRLYVRSAIDDITALLATFRSALTDLAEQHADTIMPGFTHMQVAQPITFGHHMLAYVEMFGRDAERMADCRKRVNRLPLGAAALAGTTFPIDRLRVAKTLGFDDVCHNSLDAVSDRDFAIEFCAASAVLMMHVSRMAEELVIWMSPRIGFIDIADRFCTGSSIMPQKKNPDVPELARGKTGRVYGHLIGLLTLMKGQPLAYNKDNQEDKEPLFDTVDTVIDTLRIFADMAGGITVKPEAMRAAALQGYATATDLADYLVKKGLPFRDAHEAVALAVRACVDAGCDLADLSLEQLRAFSPLTDDDVFAVLTLEGSVAARDHVGGTAPRQVRAAIARVRTQLEK from the coding sequence ATGACTGATCAATTCTCCAAAAAGGGCGAAGCCTGGTCGGCCCGGTTTTCCGAACCGGTCTCGGACCTCGTCAAGCGCTACACAGCTTCTGTATTTTTTGACAAGCGCCTGGCGCTGTTCGACATCGAAGGTTCGCTGGCCCATGCGGAAATGCTGCATGCGCAAGCCATCATCAGCCCAGCCGACTACGCGGAAATCCAGCGCGGCATGGCGCAAATCTCGCAGGAAATCGCCGCCGGCCAGTTCGAATGGCTGCTGGACCTGGAAGATGTCCACCTGAATATTGAAAAGCGCCTGACCGAACTGGTAGGCGATGCGGGCAAGCGCCTGCACACGGGCCGTTCGCGCAACGACCAGGTGGCAACCGACATCCGCCTGTACGTGCGTTCCGCCATCGACGACATCACCGCCCTGCTGGCGACGTTCCGCAGCGCGCTGACGGACCTGGCCGAGCAGCATGCCGACACCATCATGCCCGGCTTTACGCACATGCAGGTGGCCCAGCCGATCACCTTCGGCCACCACATGCTGGCGTATGTCGAAATGTTCGGCCGCGACGCCGAGCGCATGGCCGACTGCCGCAAGCGCGTCAACCGCCTGCCGCTGGGCGCCGCCGCCCTGGCCGGCACCACCTTCCCCATCGACCGCCTGCGCGTGGCAAAAACGCTGGGCTTTGACGACGTCTGCCACAACTCGCTCGACGCCGTCTCGGACCGCGATTTCGCCATCGAATTTTGCGCCGCCTCCGCCGTGCTGATGATGCACGTGTCGCGCATGGCCGAAGAACTGGTGATCTGGATGAGCCCACGCATCGGCTTCATCGACATCGCCGACCGCTTCTGCACCGGCTCGTCGATCATGCCGCAAAAGAAAAACCCGGACGTGCCGGAACTGGCGCGTGGCAAGACGGGCCGCGTCTACGGCCACCTGATTGGCCTGTTGACCCTGATGAAAGGCCAGCCGCTGGCCTACAACAAGGACAACCAGGAAGACAAGGAACCGCTGTTCGACACCGTCGACACCGTTATCGACACCCTGCGCATCTTCGCCGACATGGCCGGCGGCATCACGGTGAAACCGGAAGCGATGCGCGCGGCGGCCCTGCAGGGCTATGCCACGGCGACCGACCTGGCCGACTACCTGGTCAAAAAGGGCTTGCCGTTCCGCGACGCGCATGAAGCGGTGGCCCTGGCCGTGCGCGCCTGCGTCGACGCCGGCTGCGACCTGGCCGACCTGTCGCTAGAGCAGCTGCGTGCGTTTTCCCCGTTGACGGACGACGACGTGTTTGCCGTGCTGACCCTGGAAGGCTCCGTTGCCGCGCGCGACCACGTGGGCGGCACGGCGCCACGCCAGGTCCGCGCCGCGATCGCCCGCGTGCGTACACAGCTGGAAAAATAA
- a CDS encoding M4 family metallopeptidase, with the protein MNLRLTIVAASIAALPLMATTADAATPLPQTLMAAPVPLASPQENAGLVNKLAAQARSRGLNTEHGFAVGAQHPGVSGTRVSRVQHTYKGLPVFGSETVVVSNSAGDIVSESVSDRASGLGSGGVNSVTRSATTDIDTTPAVSAAAAIAAAVKSIGVQAVDHVPPHAQLLIYPVMKTVRIAGAENKSEAALNALDVQDVVDHYELAYLVQTRMISGSKPVYYDTVVSAKDGRILRQWKALKTVAGIGNSQYNGQVPLNTTLTGSTYTMKDPSRGTGGSFGGMAITNANHGTTSGSVYSSTSNTWGDGQQYINGGSTTNANGQTAAVNAMWGLMNTYDTHKNVLGWSSLDGNNTATHIAAHVNTAYDNAYYDSSCKCMYIGDGGSSFNNLGSIDVIGHEMGHGITDATSGLIYSQESGGLNESSSDIAGEMVEAYARAGGTGTTIPNTGNDWMTGKEIAKNGQPLRWLYKPSKDGSSPNAWSSTIKNLDVHYSSGPNNRMFYFLSQGSNSTSSSDYYSSYLNKSPLAMTGIGSDKAYRIWFKAATTKFTSSTNYADARNKVLQAAEELYGVGSAESIAVKRAYAAINVGADVDESTTGGAVTITSQPASITVAPGATASFAVGAGGGTAPYTYKWFRNGAVISGATSPAYSFTAVAADSGAVFKATVTDSSSPAVTATSNNATLTVGTSSATERVTNGGFESGATGWSGTTGAIGTFTGQTAYEGTKYAWLGGNGATASESLTQSVAIPAAATSASLSFALHIDTAETGNTVYDKLVVTVKNSAGTVLGTLASYSNVNKAAGYQIRTFDLIAYKGQTVQISFAATEDASLQTSFVIDKVSLVTQ; encoded by the coding sequence ATGAATTTACGTTTGACGATAGTTGCCGCATCCATCGCCGCCCTGCCGCTGATGGCCACCACGGCGGACGCCGCCACGCCGCTGCCACAGACCCTGATGGCTGCCCCGGTGCCCCTGGCCTCTCCACAAGAGAACGCCGGCCTGGTCAACAAGCTGGCCGCACAGGCACGCAGCCGCGGCTTGAATACCGAGCATGGCTTTGCCGTCGGCGCCCAGCATCCGGGCGTCAGCGGCACGCGCGTGAGCCGCGTGCAGCACACCTACAAGGGCTTGCCCGTCTTCGGTTCCGAGACGGTCGTGGTCAGCAACAGCGCCGGCGACATCGTCAGCGAATCCGTGTCGGACCGCGCTTCCGGCCTCGGTAGCGGCGGCGTCAATTCCGTCACCCGCAGCGCCACCACCGATATCGACACCACGCCGGCCGTCAGCGCCGCCGCCGCCATCGCCGCCGCCGTGAAAAGCATCGGCGTGCAGGCCGTCGACCACGTGCCGCCGCATGCGCAGCTGCTGATCTACCCTGTCATGAAAACCGTGCGCATAGCCGGCGCCGAGAACAAGTCAGAAGCCGCGCTGAACGCCCTCGACGTGCAGGACGTGGTCGACCACTACGAGCTGGCCTACCTGGTGCAAACGCGCATGATCAGCGGTAGCAAACCGGTCTACTACGACACCGTCGTCAGCGCCAAGGATGGCCGCATCCTGCGTCAATGGAAAGCCCTGAAAACCGTGGCCGGCATCGGCAACAGCCAGTACAACGGCCAGGTACCGCTCAACACCACGCTCACGGGCAGCACCTACACCATGAAGGACCCGAGCCGCGGCACGGGCGGCAGCTTCGGCGGCATGGCCATCACGAATGCCAACCACGGCACCACCTCGGGCAGCGTGTACAGCAGCACCAGCAACACCTGGGGCGACGGCCAGCAATACATCAACGGCGGCAGCACCACCAACGCCAACGGCCAGACGGCGGCCGTGAACGCGATGTGGGGTCTGATGAACACCTACGACACGCACAAGAATGTGCTGGGCTGGTCCAGCCTGGATGGCAACAACACGGCCACCCACATCGCCGCCCACGTCAACACGGCCTACGACAACGCCTATTACGACAGCAGCTGCAAGTGCATGTACATCGGCGACGGCGGCAGCTCGTTCAACAACCTCGGCTCCATCGACGTGATCGGCCACGAAATGGGCCACGGCATCACGGACGCCACCTCGGGCCTGATCTACTCGCAAGAATCGGGCGGCTTGAACGAATCGAGCTCGGACATCGCCGGTGAAATGGTGGAAGCGTATGCGCGCGCCGGCGGCACGGGCACGACGATCCCCAACACGGGCAACGATTGGATGACGGGCAAGGAAATCGCCAAGAATGGCCAGCCGCTGCGCTGGCTGTACAAGCCAAGCAAGGATGGCAGCAGCCCGAATGCGTGGAGCAGCACCATCAAGAACCTCGACGTCCACTACAGCAGCGGTCCGAACAACCGCATGTTCTACTTCCTGTCGCAAGGTTCGAACTCCACGTCCAGCAGCGACTACTACAGCTCCTACCTGAACAAAAGCCCGCTGGCCATGACCGGTATCGGCAGCGACAAGGCTTACCGCATCTGGTTCAAGGCCGCCACCACCAAGTTCACCTCGTCGACCAACTACGCCGACGCGCGCAACAAAGTGCTGCAGGCAGCCGAGGAACTGTATGGCGTGGGCAGCGCCGAATCGATCGCGGTCAAACGCGCGTATGCGGCCATCAACGTGGGCGCCGACGTCGATGAATCGACGACGGGCGGCGCGGTGACGATCACCAGCCAGCCAGCCAGCATCACCGTCGCACCGGGCGCCACCGCCTCGTTCGCCGTGGGCGCGGGCGGCGGCACGGCACCGTACACCTACAAGTGGTTCCGCAACGGCGCCGTGATCAGCGGCGCCACGTCGCCAGCCTACAGCTTCACGGCCGTGGCGGCCGACAGCGGCGCCGTGTTCAAGGCAACGGTGACGGATTCGTCCTCGCCTGCCGTGACGGCCACGTCGAACAACGCCACGCTGACGGTGGGTACGAGCAGCGCTACCGAGCGCGTGACGAACGGCGGATTCGAGTCCGGCGCCACGGGCTGGAGCGGCACCACGGGCGCCATCGGCACCTTCACGGGCCAAACCGCGTACGAAGGCACGAAGTACGCCTGGCTGGGCGGCAATGGCGCCACGGCCAGCGAATCGCTGACGCAAAGCGTGGCCATTCCGGCCGCCGCCACCTCGGCCAGCTTGAGCTTCGCGCTGCATATCGACACGGCTGAAACAGGCAATACCGTGTACGACAAGCTGGTCGTCACCGTGAAGAACAGCGCCGGCACGGTGCTGGGCACCCTGGCCTCGTACTCGAACGTGAACAAGGCGGCCGGCTACCAGATCCGCACCTTCGACCTGATCGCCTACAAGGGCCAGACCGTGCAGATCTCGTTTGCCGCAACCGAGGACGCATCGCTGCAAACCTCGTTCGTGATCGACAAGGTCAGCCTGGTTACCCAGTAA
- a CDS encoding type II secretion system F family protein — protein sequence MQFHLQVQGPAGSQALAIDAASEAEAIRAAVRGGWRVLAVDAGAAPDAGAAPRPGKQGLPLLQFSQELLALLEAGLNLGEAMATLHNKETRAGARATLAAIVLTLQQGQSFSDTLADFPDIFPDIYIATVHAAERSGNLPEALARFVGYQLQFDAIRKKLISAAIYPCMLLVVGGLVTLFLLGYVVPKFSVVYESSGREIPWMSQMLLGFGQTLAAHPLLCASALAAVVAAVVFGIANRSMRMALVLRLLRLPVLAAKAAEFRLARFYRALSLLLHAGIPLHKALAMVAPMLLPAQQEPLAQARRAVQEGMPFSTALEQAGMATPVAQSLLKVGENTGRLGDMLERSAKFHDEEFARWVDWASRLLEPLLMTIIGVVIGGVVVLMYMPIFELAGSLS from the coding sequence ATGCAGTTCCACCTCCAGGTGCAGGGCCCGGCGGGCAGCCAGGCGCTGGCCATCGACGCCGCCAGCGAGGCCGAGGCGATCCGCGCAGCCGTGCGCGGCGGCTGGCGCGTGCTGGCCGTCGACGCCGGCGCCGCGCCGGACGCGGGCGCCGCGCCGCGTCCCGGCAAACAGGGCCTGCCACTGCTGCAATTCAGCCAGGAACTGCTGGCCCTGCTCGAAGCGGGCCTGAACCTGGGTGAGGCCATGGCCACCCTGCACAACAAGGAAACGCGCGCGGGCGCCAGGGCCACGCTGGCCGCCATCGTGCTGACCCTGCAGCAAGGGCAAAGCTTCTCCGACACCCTGGCCGATTTTCCCGACATCTTCCCCGACATTTACATCGCCACCGTGCATGCGGCCGAACGCTCGGGCAACCTGCCCGAGGCGCTGGCCCGCTTCGTCGGCTACCAGCTGCAGTTCGACGCCATCCGCAAAAAACTCATTTCCGCCGCCATCTACCCGTGCATGCTGCTCGTCGTCGGCGGCCTGGTGACGCTGTTCCTGCTCGGCTACGTGGTGCCCAAATTCAGCGTCGTCTACGAAAGTTCGGGGCGCGAGATTCCGTGGATGTCGCAAATGCTGCTGGGCTTTGGCCAGACCCTGGCCGCGCATCCACTGCTGTGCGCCAGCGCGCTGGCCGCCGTGGTGGCCGCCGTGGTGTTCGGTATCGCCAACCGCAGCATGCGCATGGCGCTGGTGCTGCGCCTCTTGCGTCTGCCCGTGCTGGCCGCGAAGGCGGCGGAATTTCGCCTGGCGCGCTTCTACCGTGCCCTCAGCCTGCTGCTGCACGCCGGCATCCCCCTGCACAAGGCGCTGGCCATGGTGGCGCCCATGCTGCTGCCGGCGCAGCAGGAGCCGCTGGCGCAGGCGCGCCGCGCGGTGCAGGAAGGCATGCCGTTTTCCACCGCGCTGGAACAGGCCGGCATGGCCACGCCGGTGGCGCAATCGCTGCTGAAAGTGGGCGAGAACACGGGCCGCCTGGGCGACATGCTGGAACGCTCGGCCAAGTTCCACGACGAGGAATTCGCCCGCTGGGTGGACTGGGCGTCGCGCCTGCTCGAACCGCTCTTGATGACCATCATCGGCGTGGTGATTGGCGGCGTGGTGGTGCTGATGTACATGCCGATCTTTGAACTGGCGGGGAGCTTATCGTGA